A genomic region of Tsukamurella pulmonis contains the following coding sequences:
- a CDS encoding TetR/AcrR family transcriptional regulator, whose product MTQARRKRPKDRREQIARVAAEDFSRRGYHGVGIEEIAASLDISGPAVYRHFPNKYALLEHAITSASDALCHAVDDAAEATEGKAPQERIDAIIDAALRVSFERRNTGGLFRWEQRLLEREDRARIRAQLTAMIGTVSDAAQPALPGVERAEIDLRSVALISVTGSVTAHRTVLAQKRAEAVLAAAARRTLALPAPPVPYTAPPETVPEPAPDAGRQGQVLDTAIEQIFEHGFHNVSMGQIGRAAGIVPSGMYRYFPSKAGILVSALDRAGEATVRMIDEVVGAVAEPRARLAALAEAYVQMSFRTSKMMSVYFREIGNVPDADRSRLAAVQRANIAAFADAVVGVRPDLSAAEATFLVHAAFAVVFDVGRTRRFDQDPEFQAEVYALVCAVLFPA is encoded by the coding sequence GTGACGCAGGCGCGGCGGAAGCGGCCCAAGGATCGGCGCGAGCAGATCGCCCGGGTCGCCGCGGAGGACTTCTCCCGGCGGGGCTACCACGGTGTGGGCATCGAGGAGATCGCCGCGTCGCTCGACATCAGCGGCCCGGCCGTCTATCGCCACTTCCCGAACAAGTACGCGCTGCTCGAGCACGCCATCACCTCCGCCTCCGACGCGCTCTGTCACGCCGTCGACGACGCGGCCGAGGCGACCGAGGGGAAGGCGCCGCAGGAGCGGATCGACGCGATCATCGATGCGGCGCTGCGGGTCTCGTTCGAGCGCCGCAACACCGGTGGTCTTTTCCGGTGGGAGCAGCGCCTGCTCGAGCGGGAGGACCGCGCACGCATCCGCGCTCAGCTCACTGCGATGATCGGCACGGTCTCGGACGCCGCGCAGCCGGCGCTGCCGGGTGTCGAGCGCGCCGAGATCGATCTGCGGTCCGTCGCGCTGATCAGCGTCACCGGCAGCGTCACGGCGCACCGCACCGTCCTCGCGCAGAAGCGCGCGGAGGCCGTGCTCGCCGCCGCTGCCCGCCGGACGCTGGCGCTGCCGGCGCCGCCCGTCCCGTACACCGCCCCGCCCGAGACCGTTCCCGAGCCGGCGCCGGACGCCGGGCGGCAGGGCCAGGTGCTCGATACCGCGATCGAGCAGATCTTCGAGCACGGCTTCCACAACGTGAGCATGGGGCAGATCGGCCGGGCGGCGGGGATCGTCCCGTCGGGCATGTACCGCTACTTCCCGAGCAAGGCCGGCATCCTGGTCAGCGCGCTCGACCGCGCGGGCGAGGCGACGGTCCGCATGATCGACGAGGTCGTGGGCGCCGTGGCCGAGCCTCGGGCACGCCTGGCCGCGCTCGCCGAGGCCTACGTGCAGATGTCCTTCCGCACGTCGAAGATGATGTCGGTCTACTTCCGCGAGATCGGCAACGTGCCGGACGCCGACCGCAGCCGGCTGGCCGCCGTCCAGCGCGCCAACATCGCGGCGTTCGCCGACGCGGTGGTGGGCGTCCGGCCCGACCTCAGCGCCGCCGAGGCCACCTTCCTGGTGCACGCCGCGTTCGCCGTCGTCTTCGACGTGGGGCGCACCCGCCGGTTCGATCAGGACCCGGAGTTCCAGGCCGAGGTCTACGCGCTGGTCTGCGCGGTGCTCTTCCCGGCCTGA
- a CDS encoding oxygenase MpaB family protein, producing MSHKHTRAGEPTRSDGAPLTLERTRIAIPGNRRRQVSRELAVTDALDFWGFAGAAANVAMQMMNPGVGHGVVESTVESGALMKRPWKRARTTTQYLAVAVLGSDAERAAYREAVNVAHRQVKSQPGAAVKYNAFDRNLQLWVAACLFVGFEDAYQLLNGKLPAHQAESFYQSCATLGTTLQVPREMWPATRAEFDEYWVRACGETSLDEPVAAYLDDLLNLRMINPPMRLVFGGLLRFLTAGSLAPYFREQMGVRWSAADQRRFDNLFLFVGFVNRFVPRFLRFGPTHALMLDLRHRIAAEKPLI from the coding sequence ATGTCGCACAAGCACACCCGTGCCGGAGAGCCCACCCGCTCCGACGGTGCGCCGCTCACCCTCGAGCGCACGCGCATCGCGATCCCCGGGAACCGGCGACGACAGGTCTCGCGCGAGCTCGCCGTCACGGACGCGCTCGACTTCTGGGGCTTCGCCGGCGCCGCCGCCAACGTGGCGATGCAAATGATGAATCCCGGTGTGGGGCACGGTGTCGTGGAATCCACGGTGGAGAGCGGCGCGCTCATGAAGCGTCCCTGGAAGCGCGCCCGCACCACGACCCAGTACCTCGCGGTGGCGGTCCTCGGCAGCGATGCCGAGCGGGCGGCGTACCGCGAGGCGGTCAACGTCGCGCACCGGCAGGTGAAGTCGCAGCCCGGGGCGGCGGTGAAGTACAACGCCTTCGACCGGAACCTGCAGCTCTGGGTCGCGGCCTGCCTCTTCGTCGGCTTCGAGGACGCGTACCAGCTGCTCAACGGGAAGCTCCCGGCACACCAGGCCGAGAGCTTCTACCAGTCCTGCGCGACGCTCGGGACGACCCTGCAGGTGCCCCGGGAGATGTGGCCGGCGACGCGCGCGGAGTTCGACGAGTACTGGGTGCGCGCGTGCGGCGAGACCTCGCTCGACGAGCCCGTGGCCGCCTACCTCGACGATCTGCTCAACCTGCGGATGATCAATCCGCCGATGCGCCTCGTGTTCGGCGGGCTGCTGAGGTTCCTCACCGCGGGTTCTCTGGCCCCGTACTTCCGCGAGCAGATGGGCGTACGGTGGAGCGCCGCCGATCAGCGCCGGTTCGACAACCTCTTCCTGTTCGTCGGCTTCGTCAACCGCTTCGTGCCGCGCTTCCTGCGCTTCGGCCCGACCCATGCCCTCATGCTCGACCTGCGCCACCGGATCGCCGCGGAGAAGCCGCTGATCTGA
- a CDS encoding MlaD family protein, with the protein MRKELVANVITFTAVLVVGLFILLYGYMGLRPGVQYTTLSLRLAHTGQLSPGSPILLRGVRIGDVTGIEPSVDGVRVNLRYPSEYRIPVDSDLAVEQLSALSEPYVEIAPVPPAAPSSPPVR; encoded by the coding sequence ATGAGGAAGGAACTCGTCGCGAACGTCATCACCTTCACCGCGGTCCTCGTGGTGGGCCTGTTCATCCTGCTGTACGGGTACATGGGGCTGCGCCCGGGCGTGCAGTACACGACGCTGTCCCTCCGGCTCGCCCACACCGGTCAGCTCTCGCCCGGGTCACCGATCCTGCTGCGCGGCGTGCGGATCGGCGACGTGACCGGGATCGAGCCGTCGGTCGACGGGGTGCGGGTGAACCTGCGCTACCCGTCCGAGTACCGGATCCCCGTCGATTCGGACCTGGCGGTCGAGCAGCTCAGCGCGTTGAGCGAGCCCTACGTCGAGATCGCCCCCGTTCCTCCGGCGGCGCCGTCTTCGCCTCCGGTGCGGTGA
- a CDS encoding MlaD family protein — MKRSSLRSKVAHALLLLAVLVLGIVGVLRAGPATLPSPGWSSSGWPLHVEFSNALNLPDQAQVRYNGRAVGTMDSVRLDGDRAVATLTITEPARIPTDATAELRQDTLLGDVYIGLVSAPSSTAQPIRAGGVIPLAQSRPPDHVEDLMTSLSGFLGSGGVAQLGNTVQRLDGAFPDDPARTSKITDNLASTVMAWANDTRSLDTALRSVVGVTGAIADEHAMLSQYLSPDGLRRWAVISETARVTEVFGSLAPVLQNAAPLTPGVRDLAGLFTQVISPLLLLDRPVGTTRPDNLINLRNLVRDTIIPWVEHGPKINVVKISDGPQMPTAEKAEQTVRAMRMIGMVR, encoded by the coding sequence ATGAAGCGTTCGTCGTTGCGCAGCAAGGTCGCCCATGCGCTCCTGCTGCTCGCCGTTCTCGTGCTCGGCATCGTCGGGGTCCTGCGGGCCGGACCCGCGACCCTGCCGAGCCCCGGCTGGTCCTCGTCGGGATGGCCGCTGCACGTGGAGTTCTCCAATGCGCTGAACCTCCCGGACCAGGCGCAGGTCCGGTACAACGGTCGGGCCGTGGGCACAATGGACTCCGTCCGGCTCGACGGGGACCGCGCCGTCGCCACGCTGACCATCACCGAGCCGGCGCGCATCCCTACCGACGCCACAGCCGAGCTCCGGCAGGACACACTCCTCGGCGACGTCTACATCGGCCTGGTCTCGGCGCCCTCCTCCACCGCGCAGCCGATCCGCGCGGGCGGTGTCATCCCCCTCGCACAGAGCCGGCCGCCCGATCACGTCGAGGACCTGATGACCAGCCTGTCGGGCTTCCTGGGCAGTGGGGGCGTGGCGCAGCTCGGCAACACCGTCCAGCGGCTCGACGGTGCCTTCCCGGACGATCCGGCGCGGACCAGCAAGATCACCGACAACCTCGCCTCGACCGTGATGGCGTGGGCGAACGACACCCGCTCGCTGGACACCGCGCTGCGCTCCGTGGTCGGCGTGACCGGCGCGATCGCCGACGAGCACGCGATGCTCAGCCAGTACCTCTCCCCGGACGGCCTGCGCCGGTGGGCGGTCATCTCCGAGACCGCGCGGGTGACCGAGGTCTTCGGCTCGCTCGCCCCGGTCCTGCAGAACGCCGCGCCCCTCACGCCCGGCGTGCGGGACCTGGCCGGGCTGTTCACCCAGGTGATCTCCCCGCTGCTGCTCCTCGACCGACCGGTGGGCACGACGCGCCCGGACAATCTCATCAACCTGCGGAACCTGGTCCGGGACACGATCATCCCGTGGGTCGAGCACGGCCCGAAGATCAACGTGGTCAAGATCTCCGACGGTCCGCAGATGCCGACGGCCGAGAAGGCCGAGCAGACCGTACGGGCGATGCGCATGATCGGGATGGTCCGATGA
- a CDS encoding MlaD family protein translates to MISKAFGSKWLVTALAVTVVGSIIAAALYISRTPDKPQARYCALMPDAIGLYVGNPVTRLGVPIGKITGIRPENAAARVEFSVDDDQSVTAGTGAVTVAASLIASRQLALIDDTRKDPPALGQGSCLTSTKTPQSLSRSLSSLGDAASELTAGGGPEQAKQVQDSLTSLAKSVDGTGPDISGVIGNLAVLLQDPGPGIGDVGRTIESFSSLTGGMTSNWSPLKQLLVTAPDGLADVIIPTARTTETLAEALIPLGKMLRDLISHYGHNLWPILDTVIPASRVVSAGVKNWGDLLGVFPPLIDAFTVSFDQRTLGLKVTYTPPSTKMVARNPELTCANINRIAPGQCRVVDPGHIDVDLISAILRGTGAAR, encoded by the coding sequence ATGATCTCCAAGGCCTTCGGCTCGAAATGGCTCGTCACCGCCCTCGCCGTCACCGTGGTCGGGTCGATCATCGCCGCGGCGCTGTACATCTCGCGCACGCCCGACAAACCGCAGGCCCGCTACTGCGCCCTCATGCCCGACGCCATCGGCCTCTACGTCGGCAACCCGGTCACGCGGCTCGGGGTGCCGATCGGGAAGATCACCGGCATCCGCCCCGAGAACGCCGCGGCCCGCGTCGAGTTCTCCGTCGACGACGACCAGTCCGTGACGGCCGGTACCGGTGCGGTCACCGTCGCCGCATCCCTCATCGCCTCCCGCCAGCTCGCGCTCATCGACGACACCCGCAAGGACCCCCCGGCACTGGGCCAGGGCTCCTGCCTGACGAGCACGAAGACCCCGCAGTCCCTCAGCCGCAGCCTCAGCTCCCTCGGCGACGCGGCGTCCGAGCTCACCGCCGGCGGCGGCCCCGAGCAGGCGAAGCAGGTGCAGGACTCCCTCACCTCGCTGGCGAAGTCCGTGGACGGGACCGGACCCGATATCAGCGGGGTGATCGGGAACCTCGCGGTGTTGCTGCAGGATCCCGGCCCGGGCATCGGCGACGTGGGCCGCACGATCGAATCGTTCTCCTCCCTCACCGGCGGAATGACCTCGAACTGGTCACCGCTCAAGCAGCTGCTGGTGACCGCGCCCGACGGCCTCGCCGACGTCATCATTCCCACCGCGAGGACCACGGAGACGCTCGCCGAGGCGCTGATCCCCCTCGGGAAGATGTTGCGCGACCTGATCTCCCACTACGGACACAACCTGTGGCCGATCCTCGACACGGTGATCCCCGCCTCGCGCGTGGTGAGCGCCGGAGTCAAGAACTGGGGCGACCTGCTCGGCGTGTTCCCACCGCTGATCGACGCCTTCACCGTCTCGTTCGACCAGCGCACGCTGGGCCTGAAGGTGACCTACACCCCGCCGTCGACCAAGATGGTGGCCCGCAACCCCGAGCTCACCTGCGCGAACATCAACCGCATCGCGCCGGGGCAGTGCCGCGTCGTCGATCCCGGGCACATCGACGTCGATCTGATCTCCGCCATCCTCCGCGGGACGGGAGCCGCCCGATGA
- a CDS encoding MlaD family protein: MSALNLPVTLIRDGYRLALSLASGAEEAWAQPSSRNRQLLFGVLGVVLAVVVMVASSVLAVRPIGTTTYTAHFPEAGMVRSGDDVRVAGVSVGSVQSVELDGDHVSVGMRIKKKVHIGDQSRIAVKMLTAVGGYFVDIDSIGTDSLGTTPVPPARVRIPYSLVETFQQADPKVRAIDPTPLRESLVQIQRATSGQSGQMKELLSTLDGVVKSISTQKDEVGGFVQTLAEYSAAIDRNGDVLTQVMRDMNIYFSTARLNVAGYKRFMSAFDSVLKRIIPAANFYQENLASMEAQFNLMSGQIGSLLTKYQKMIDDAMALLQRIQSSVAPDGTIVFDGSVPTISSQYCIPLEGAPC, translated from the coding sequence GTGTCGGCGCTGAACCTCCCGGTCACCCTGATCCGCGATGGCTACCGGCTCGCGCTCTCGCTCGCCTCGGGTGCCGAAGAGGCCTGGGCACAGCCGAGTTCACGCAACCGGCAGCTGCTGTTCGGCGTCCTCGGCGTCGTGCTGGCCGTGGTGGTGATGGTCGCCAGCTCCGTCCTCGCGGTGCGTCCCATCGGTACCACCACCTACACCGCGCACTTCCCGGAGGCGGGGATGGTCCGCTCGGGTGACGATGTCCGTGTCGCGGGGGTCTCCGTCGGCTCGGTGCAGAGCGTGGAGCTGGACGGCGACCACGTCAGCGTGGGGATGCGGATCAAGAAGAAGGTGCACATCGGCGATCAGTCGCGCATCGCCGTGAAGATGCTCACCGCGGTCGGCGGCTACTTCGTCGACATCGATTCGATCGGCACCGATTCCCTCGGCACGACGCCGGTTCCACCTGCGCGGGTGCGGATCCCGTACAGCCTCGTCGAGACCTTCCAGCAGGCCGATCCGAAGGTCCGGGCGATCGATCCGACGCCGTTGCGCGAGTCCCTGGTGCAGATCCAGCGGGCCACCAGCGGGCAGAGCGGCCAGATGAAGGAGCTCCTCTCCACGCTCGACGGTGTGGTGAAGTCCATTTCGACGCAGAAGGACGAGGTCGGCGGCTTCGTGCAGACCCTCGCCGAGTACTCGGCCGCCATCGACCGCAACGGCGACGTCCTCACCCAGGTCATGCGCGACATGAACATCTACTTCTCCACCGCGCGACTGAACGTGGCCGGCTACAAGCGGTTCATGAGTGCCTTCGACTCCGTGCTCAAGCGGATCATCCCAGCGGCGAACTTCTACCAGGAGAACCTCGCGTCGATGGAGGCGCAGTTCAACCTCATGTCCGGCCAGATCGGATCGCTGCTCACCAAGTACCAGAAGATGATCGACGATGCGATGGCGCTGCTCCAGCGGATCCAGTCCTCGGTCGCCCCCGACGGCACCATCGTCTTCGACGGCTCGGTCCCGACCATCTCGTCCCAGTACTGCATCCCGTTGGAAGGGGCACCGTGCTGA
- a CDS encoding MlaD family protein, which produces MRTARNPGTLLLIFIVLIAVGAAFTVRALTRPAQDAQSAYSATFTNASGLRAGDDVRLLGVQVGKVREVALDQDDAARGSRARVDFTVARDQRITTATTLSIRFQNLTGLRYLEVAPSDAQAPVLDPGSRIGTDRTVPSFDVTTIFNGLQPVLAAMQPEQINHLAQSIAAVVQGDGSGLGPLLDALQTLSRFTNDRSALLQTLVRNLKTINDSLGGKSTALPTVIGYLQGVGEVMRNAAPSTKILSDQGAELMTAADALLRGAGLHPQGSSLLELARPELPRLQGLVDLAALLPGLFANLTQQQVPSAGGDTGCSRGEAQLPGGVLVFLRGTKVTLCRR; this is translated from the coding sequence GTGCGAACCGCCCGCAATCCCGGAACCCTGCTGCTGATCTTCATCGTCCTCATCGCGGTGGGCGCCGCGTTCACCGTCCGTGCCCTCACCCGGCCCGCCCAGGACGCGCAGAGCGCCTACAGCGCGACCTTCACCAACGCCTCGGGGCTGCGGGCCGGTGACGACGTCCGCCTGCTCGGCGTGCAGGTCGGCAAGGTCCGCGAAGTCGCCCTCGACCAGGACGACGCCGCCCGCGGCTCGCGCGCCCGCGTCGACTTCACCGTGGCGCGCGATCAGCGGATCACCACCGCCACCACGCTCTCCATCCGCTTCCAGAACCTCACGGGACTGCGCTATCTCGAGGTCGCACCGAGCGACGCGCAGGCCCCCGTGCTCGACCCGGGATCGCGGATCGGCACCGATCGCACCGTCCCGTCCTTCGACGTCACCACCATCTTCAACGGCCTGCAACCGGTGCTCGCGGCGATGCAGCCCGAGCAGATCAACCACCTCGCGCAGTCGATCGCCGCCGTCGTCCAGGGCGACGGTTCCGGGCTCGGGCCCCTGCTCGACGCCCTGCAGACCCTGAGCCGTTTCACCAACGACCGTTCGGCCCTTCTGCAGACCCTCGTCCGCAACCTCAAGACGATCAACGACAGTCTCGGCGGCAAGTCCACCGCCCTGCCCACCGTGATCGGCTACCTGCAGGGCGTCGGCGAGGTCATGCGCAACGCGGCACCGTCCACGAAGATCCTCTCCGATCAGGGCGCGGAGCTGATGACCGCGGCCGACGCCCTGCTGCGCGGCGCGGGCCTGCATCCCCAGGGATCGTCGCTGCTCGAACTCGCGCGCCCCGAACTGCCCCGCCTGCAGGGACTGGTCGATCTCGCCGCGCTCCTGCCCGGCCTGTTCGCGAACCTGACCCAGCAGCAGGTCCCGTCCGCCGGCGGCGACACCGGGTGCAGCCGCGGCGAGGCGCAGCTCCCCGGCGGCGTCCTGGTCTTCCTGCGGGGAACGAAGGTGACGCTGTGTCGGCGCTGA
- a CDS encoding MlaD family protein, protein MTTRWPSPVTGMMTPGPVLLRRGVAAILAVALVILAFWAGRALLTTPPKALTLVVRDVAPGVGPGTAVEMDGLRIGEVTDIVDRGAGRLGVAMRFNGAADDLVTDAVKVSYAPGNTFGITVVALTPGRGGRPLVSGASWEPMSTPDDSTMATLLRSLSTMERESFRPHMAQLIAQMDTTTRQFLPFLGAIGAIAEANADTQRIATSQTLPTIASTLQALDASTRQLLPGLRQLWSWSGPDTPGYPERQKATINTFSYEFSPALAALLSPENVSALTEVLVPVRELATRATASFPDATRNGRQIEELIERIRRSMPDNGSGPVLNLAVTFQQFPGLAEVLPPLPEFSVTPPGRPAPPKPGAPKPGTTPSATPTPTTSAPTTPTTTRGR, encoded by the coding sequence ATGACGACGAGGTGGCCCTCCCCCGTGACGGGCATGATGACGCCCGGCCCCGTCCTGCTCCGGCGCGGCGTCGCGGCGATCCTCGCGGTCGCCCTCGTGATCCTCGCGTTCTGGGCGGGGCGCGCGCTCCTCACCACGCCCCCGAAGGCGCTCACGCTCGTGGTGCGCGACGTCGCCCCCGGCGTCGGCCCGGGCACCGCGGTGGAGATGGACGGCCTGCGCATCGGCGAGGTCACCGACATCGTCGACCGGGGTGCGGGACGGCTGGGCGTGGCGATGCGCTTCAACGGCGCGGCCGACGACCTCGTCACCGACGCGGTGAAGGTCTCCTACGCGCCCGGCAACACCTTCGGCATCACCGTCGTCGCGCTGACCCCGGGCCGCGGCGGGCGCCCCCTCGTCTCCGGCGCCTCGTGGGAGCCGATGTCCACACCGGACGACAGCACGATGGCCACGCTCCTGCGCTCGCTGAGCACCATGGAGCGCGAGAGCTTCCGCCCGCACATGGCGCAGCTGATCGCGCAGATGGACACCACCACGCGGCAGTTCCTGCCCTTCCTCGGCGCCATCGGCGCGATCGCCGAGGCCAACGCCGACACCCAGCGGATCGCCACGTCGCAGACGTTGCCCACGATCGCGTCGACCCTCCAGGCGCTCGACGCATCGACGCGGCAGTTGCTGCCCGGGTTGCGCCAGCTGTGGTCGTGGAGCGGTCCCGACACCCCCGGCTACCCGGAACGGCAGAAGGCCACGATCAACACGTTCTCGTACGAGTTCTCGCCCGCACTCGCCGCGCTGCTGAGCCCGGAGAACGTCAGCGCGCTCACCGAGGTCCTGGTGCCGGTGCGCGAGCTCGCCACGCGGGCCACCGCGAGCTTCCCCGACGCGACGCGCAACGGTCGCCAGATCGAGGAGCTGATCGAAAGGATCCGGCGGTCCATGCCGGACAACGGATCCGGCCCGGTCCTCAACCTCGCCGTCACCTTCCAGCAGTTCCCCGGGCTCGCCGAGGTGCTCCCTCCCCTGCCCGAGTTCTCCGTGACGCCGCCCGGCCGGCCCGCGCCGCCGAAGCCGGGAGCCCCGAAGCCCGGCACCACGCCGAGCGCCACGCCGACACCCACGACATCCGCTCCGACCACGCCGACCACGACGAGGGGCCGCTGA
- a CDS encoding ABC transporter permease, whose amino-acid sequence MTIAPYRPRGFRVLGRLADSARGALARLGQMVSFVVSSVALIPHALRNYPKQTVRTITDLTWGRGAVIVGGGTSLMMVVLGLAVGGTVAVQAFASLDLLGMGPLTGVIAALANTREFAPILAAAGFAVQAGCRMTAEIGAMRITEEIDALEALGLRSISFVVSTRMIAGVVAIVPIFLIAIIVSFFASSTIVTLAQGDAAGTYEHYFEQFLSPGDLIASIAKVVVFICAVILIHCYQGFFAAGGPEGVGVASGRAVRASMVAIVVLDMLMTIGIWGASSELVFRG is encoded by the coding sequence GTGACCATCGCCCCGTACCGCCCGAGAGGATTCCGCGTCCTCGGCCGCCTCGCGGACTCGGCGCGCGGCGCGCTGGCCCGGCTCGGCCAGATGGTCTCCTTCGTGGTCTCCTCCGTCGCGCTCATCCCGCACGCCCTGCGCAACTACCCCAAGCAGACGGTCCGCACCATCACCGACCTCACCTGGGGCCGGGGCGCCGTGATCGTCGGCGGCGGCACCTCGCTGATGATGGTGGTCCTCGGCCTCGCGGTCGGCGGCACCGTCGCCGTGCAGGCCTTCGCGTCGCTCGACCTGCTGGGCATGGGCCCCCTCACCGGAGTGATCGCCGCGCTGGCCAACACCCGCGAGTTCGCGCCGATCCTCGCGGCCGCCGGGTTCGCGGTGCAGGCTGGCTGCCGGATGACGGCCGAGATCGGCGCCATGCGCATCACCGAGGAGATCGACGCGCTCGAAGCGCTCGGGCTGCGCTCGATCTCCTTCGTGGTGAGCACCCGCATGATCGCCGGCGTCGTCGCGATCGTCCCGATCTTCCTCATCGCGATCATCGTCAGCTTCTTCGCCTCGAGCACCATCGTCACGCTCGCCCAGGGCGACGCCGCGGGCACCTACGAGCACTACTTCGAGCAGTTCCTCTCCCCCGGCGACCTCATCGCGTCCATCGCCAAGGTGGTCGTCTTCATCTGCGCGGTCATCCTCATCCACTGCTACCAGGGCTTCTTCGCCGCAGGAGGGCCCGAGGGCGTGGGTGTGGCGTCGGGCCGCGCCGTCCGGGCCTCGATGGTCGCCATCGTGGTGCTCGACATGCTGATGACGATCGGCATCTGGGGCGCCAGCAGCGAACTGGTCTTCCGGGGGTAG
- a CDS encoding MlaE family ABC transporter permease, which translates to MTSRSTQEAPAARPGTLDSLRRNLDDNALGPVRTLGRTVELVLHSLVAMATDLLRGRIQFREIVVQAWFLVSVTAVPAFLMAIPFGVIVTIQIGSIVNQIGAGSLMGAASGLTVIQQAAPMAAGLLLGGAGASAIAADLGSRTIREEVDAMRVMGIDPVRRLVVPRILAAAFVAPMLCIFITVVGIGAAYYLAVAGQSVTPGSYWLSFGAYATTRDFGFSLVKAAIFGIMIAVLGCQHGLEAKGGARGVADAVNTTVVVSTVGIIVLNFALTQIYTTYFPMRVG; encoded by the coding sequence ATGACATCGCGATCGACGCAGGAAGCACCCGCCGCCCGCCCCGGGACGCTCGACTCCCTCCGCCGCAACCTCGACGACAACGCCCTCGGCCCCGTCCGCACCCTCGGGCGCACCGTCGAGCTCGTGCTGCACTCGCTGGTCGCGATGGCCACCGACCTGCTGCGCGGCCGCATCCAGTTCCGCGAGATCGTCGTGCAGGCGTGGTTCCTGGTCAGCGTCACCGCCGTCCCCGCCTTCCTCATGGCCATCCCGTTCGGCGTGATCGTCACGATCCAGATCGGCAGCATCGTCAACCAGATCGGCGCCGGCTCGCTCATGGGCGCCGCGAGCGGCCTGACCGTCATCCAACAGGCCGCCCCCATGGCCGCCGGCCTGCTCCTCGGCGGTGCCGGCGCCTCCGCCATCGCCGCGGACCTCGGCTCGCGCACCATCCGCGAGGAGGTCGACGCCATGCGGGTCATGGGCATCGATCCCGTCCGCCGCCTCGTCGTCCCGCGCATCCTCGCGGCCGCGTTCGTCGCGCCCATGCTGTGCATCTTCATCACCGTCGTCGGCATCGGCGCCGCCTACTACCTGGCCGTCGCCGGGCAGAGCGTCACGCCCGGCAGTTACTGGCTCAGCTTCGGTGCCTACGCCACCACCCGCGACTTCGGCTTCTCCCTGGTCAAGGCCGCGATCTTCGGCATCATGATCGCCGTCCTCGGCTGCCAGCACGGCCTCGAGGCCAAGGGCGGCGCCCGCGGCGTCGCCGACGCGGTGAACACCACGGTGGTGGTCTCCACCGTCGGGATCATCGTGCTCAACTTCGCGCTCACCCAGATCTACACGACCTATTTCCCCATGAGAGTCGGCTGA
- the rpsF gene encoding 30S ribosomal protein S6 produces MRNYELMVILDPSLDERTVAPSLETFLNVVRKDGGSVGNVDIWGKRRLAYEISKNAEGIYAVIDLTAEPATVNELDRQLKLNESVLRTKVLRQN; encoded by the coding sequence ATGCGTAATTACGAACTGATGGTGATCCTGGATCCGAGCCTGGATGAGCGCACCGTCGCACCCTCGCTGGAGACCTTCCTGAACGTGGTCCGCAAGGACGGCGGATCGGTCGGGAACGTCGACATCTGGGGCAAGCGTCGTCTTGCCTACGAGATCTCCAAGAACGCCGAGGGCATCTACGCGGTGATCGATCTGACCGCCGAGCCCGCCACCGTGAACGAGCTCGATCGTCAGCTGAAGCTGAACGAGTCGGTGCTTCGCACTAAGGTGCTGCGGCAGAACTAG
- a CDS encoding single-stranded DNA-binding protein, translating to MAGDTIITVIGNLTADPELRFTPSGAAVANFTVASTPRTFDRNTNEWKDGEALFLRCNIWREAAENVAESLTKGTRVIVSGRLKQRSYDDREGQRRTVVELEVDEIGPSLKYATAKPTRTPRGGGGGGFGGGGQGGGGGYSQQPAQQAPRQNQPADDPWGSAPAAGSSFGGGNDDPPF from the coding sequence ATGGCAGGCGACACGATCATCACGGTCATCGGCAATCTGACGGCGGATCCGGAGCTGCGCTTCACCCCGTCGGGTGCGGCGGTGGCCAACTTCACCGTCGCCTCCACGCCCCGGACCTTCGACCGGAACACCAACGAGTGGAAGGACGGCGAGGCGCTGTTCCTGCGCTGCAACATCTGGCGTGAGGCGGCGGAGAACGTCGCCGAATCGCTCACGAAGGGCACGCGCGTCATCGTCTCCGGCCGGCTCAAGCAGCGGTCGTACGACGATCGCGAGGGCCAGCGGCGCACCGTGGTGGAACTCGAGGTCGACGAGATCGGCCCCTCCCTGAAGTATGCGACGGCGAAGCCGACGCGCACCCCGCGCGGCGGTGGCGGCGGCGGTTTCGGTGGCGGCGGCCAGGGCGGCGGTGGCGGTTACAGCCAGCAGCCGGCCCAGCAGGCTCCGCGCCAGAACCAGCCCGCAGACGACCCGTGGGGCAGCGCCCCCGCGGCCGGGAGCAGCTTCGGCGGCGGCAACGACGATCCGCCGTTCTGA